The following are encoded together in the Penicillium digitatum chromosome 3, complete sequence genome:
- a CDS encoding TRNA(M5U54)methyltransferase — protein MQNGPKKHFDGKRKKAKVDKNNKSSGHDEVLICDINQLLKRNETEQDGGSEPMSLPEKFTEIDVKIVELSSTGDGLALADNGRHVYVVPFSVPGDIVRVKLVKHFESLSYSLTDFVKVIEPGPQRNDALIGCKYFGECSGCQLQMMSYEDQLAHKRRIVEKAYANFSGLIPELVPTIGETFASPMQFGYRTKLTPHFAHGGAGKGSKQDGEEPQVPPIGFTYKNRRLDMDIEDCPLGTDIVRRGLTSERKRVAENIRSYKRGATLLMRESTTRIPKDALPTPEGETPTVGGIAVTPNADTGDVIRIERENYIEEKRCVTDNNATSFEYVDDYIFSNKAGAFFQNNNSILSGFTEYIRSQAIPAGNDKDAKPIKYLLDAYSGSGLFTITLSPLFKSSLGVDIGGDSIVSARENARANNLPNTGFAAADAATLFKDVPYPSDQTLLVIDPPRKGCSEDFLRQMLDFKPRRVVYVSCNVHTQARDVAVMVQGDEKQNVRYEIESIRGFDFFPQTGHVEGVAILNRTSFPQTETV, from the coding sequence ATGCAGAACGGTCCTAAGAAACACTTCGACGGCAAGCGCAAGAAGGCGAAGGTCGACAAGAACAACAAGAGCAGTGGGCATGATGAGGTTCTAATTTGCGATATCAACCAGCTTCTGAAACGCAACGAAACCGAGCAGGACGGCGGCAGCGAGCCTATGTCCCTTCCCGAGAAGTTCACTGAGATTGATGTCAAGATTGTGGAGCTTTCGTCAACAGGCGATGGTCTAGCGCTCGCTGACAATGGGAGACATGTCTATGTTGTTCCATTCTCAGTCCCTGGAGACATTGTGCGGGTCAAACTGGTGAAGCATTTCGAATCATTGTCATACAGCTTGACCGATTTCGTCAAAGTGATCGAACCGGGTCCCCAGAGAAACGATGCGCTGATTGGATGCAAATACTTCGGGGAGTGTTCTGGGTGTCAGCTTCAGATGATGTCCTACGAGGACCAGCTTGCTCACAAACGGCGCATTGTGGAGAAGGCCTATGCAAATTTCTCTGGATTGATCCCGGAGCTTGTTCCTACCATTGGAGAAACCTTTGCTTCGCCAATGCAATTTGGATATCGCACAAAGCTCACGCCGCATTTCGCACATGGTGGCGCCGGCAAAGGCTCTAAGCAGGATGGTGAAGAACCGCAGGTCCCCCCGATTGGATTCACATACAAGAACCGACGACTTGACATGGACATCGAAGACTGTCCCCTGGGAACAGACATTGTGCGTCGCGGACTCACCAGTGAGAGGAAACGAGTTGCGGAGAACATCCGTTCTTACAAGCGAGGTGCCACTCTCCTGATGCGGGAATCGACCACACGAATCCCCAAAGATGCCTTGCCTACTCCGGAGGGTGAGACTCCCACTGTCGGCGGGATTGCCGTCACTCCCAACGCAGACACGGGCGATGTGATCCGCATCGAGCGCGAAAACTACATCGAAGAGAAGCGTTGCGTCACAGACAATAACGCCACTTCCTTCGAGTACGTCGACGACTACATTTTTAGCAACAAAGCAGGTGCCTTCTTCCAAAACAACAACTCAATTTTGTCCGGCTTCACGGAGTATATTCGTTCGCAAGCCATACCAGCAGGCAACGACAAAGACGCAAAGCCCATCAAATACCTCTTGGACGCGTACTCCGGCTCAGGCCTGTTCACAATTACCCTCTCCCCATTGTTCAAGTCCAGTCTCGGTGTTGATATTGGAGGCGATTCCATCGTTTCAGCACGTGAGAATGCTCGTGCAAACAATCTTCCCAATACAGGCTTCGCTGCTGCTGACGCCGCTACTCTCTTCAAGGATGTTCCCTACCCATCAGATCAGACATTGCTGGTTATTGACCCACCTCGCAAGGGTTGTTCAGAAGACTTCCTGCGCCAGATGCTTGATTTCAAGCCGCGTCGTGTTGTCTATGTCAGCTGTAACGTCCATACCCAGGCTCGCGACGTTGCTGTTATGGTGCAGGGTGATGAAAAGCAGAATGTTCGCTATGAGATTGAGAGCATACGTGGCTTTGATTTCTTCCCTCAGACCGGTCATGTCGAGGGTGTAGCTATCTTGAACCGTACCTCTTTCCCTCAGACTGAGACTGTTTGA
- a CDS encoding mitochondrial 37S ribosomal protein uS5m, giving the protein MNITRPARCLLCSFTRAAGPSTQVPRRQFHPTPAPLSNRKPKFPNVKAPRVGDYKPYTEEQKAELAKEYSEAQMAAVEAGEAAIDPKDLAEQINERSDPMAFKYIDDFSVIEPGIDRHQRAPQSNSDYNFKLKSEDDFVKDFGQYILEMPDNATGADFVKFADNLRVTHGKEESELAPHSALVPDLFGPGETIDEPRVEERKTAAEKGEKERSAEAEEMTDALKSLLLATGYTESQVKGLRTKTLVSHSVTNQTRLGKVRRAYRLSIAGNANGLLGIGEAKSDEASDAKIQSQYRAIRNMQPIPRYENRTIFGDVKGKVGATELQLMHRPPGFGLRVQYLIYEMCRAGGIHDLSARVGRSRNQMNTVKAAYQALMSQRNPEQVAHALGRKVVDVRKVYYAGKI; this is encoded by the exons ATGAACATCACACGGCCAGCACGATGCCTTTTATGCAGCTTCACCCGTGCTGCCGGCCCAAGTACGCAAGTCCCTCGACGCCAATTCCATCCTACTCCCGCGCCTCTCTCGAACCGGAAACCCAAGTTCCCCAATGTTAAGGCTCCTCGGGTGGGTGATTATAAGCCTTACACGGAAGAGCAGAAGGCCGAGCTCGCCAAGGAGTACTCGGAGGCACAGATGGCCGCTGTCGAAGCCGGCGAAGCCGCTATCGACCCGAAGGATCTGGCAGAACAAATAAACGAACGCAGTGATCCCATGGCATTCAAGTACATCGATGACTTCTCGGTGATTGAGCCCGGCATTGATCGACACCAACGCGCCCCGCAGTCGAACTCAGATTACAATTTCAAGTTGAAGAGCGAGGATGATTTCGTGAAGGACTTCGGCCAATATATCCTTGAGATGCCCGATAACGCGACAGGTGCAGACTTCGTTAAGTTCGCAGACAACCTGCGCGTCACCCACGGCAAGGAGGAGAGTGAGCTCGCCCCTCACAGCGCACTTGTTCCGGATCTCTTCGGACCCGGAGAGACCATTGATGAGCCTCGCGTGGAAGAGCGGAAGACAGCCGCAGAGAAGGGCGAGAAGGAGCGCTCAGCAGAGGCCGAGGAAATGACAGATGCCCTCAAGAGCCTGCTCCTGGCTACGGGCTACACGGAGAGCCAGGTCAAGGGCCTCCGCACCAAGACTCTTGTTTCACACAGCGTCACCAACCAGACTCGACTAGGAAAGGTCCGCCGTGCATACCGTCTTTCCATCGCCGGTAACGCAAATGGTCTGCTGGGTATCGGTGAGGCCAAGTCCGATGAAGCCTCCGATGCAAAGATCCAGTCGCAATACCGTGCCATCCGAAACATGCAGCCCATTCCCCGCTACGAGAACCGAACCATCTTTGGCGATGTCAAGGGCAAAGTGGGTGCCACAGAGTTGCAGCTGATGCACCGTCCACCAG GCTTCGGACTCCGTGTCCAATACCTCATCTATGAGATGTGCCGCGCCGGTGGAATTCATGATCTATCCGCCCGAGTTGGTCGCTCAAGGAACCAGATGAACACAGTCAAGGCCGCCTATCAGGCGCTCATGAGCCAGCGTAACCCAGAGCAGGTTGCGCACGCACTCGGCAGGAAAGTTGTCGATGTGCGCAAGGTTTACTACGCAGGGAAAATTTAG
- a CDS encoding DASH complex, subunit Dad3, with translation MSAFAPEDSDNDYSYAEVDPAETTPPIPQSMGDADPSHGQGHSNNPLLGSDNPLMSDLEQEVLEEYARLLQNVNQLSDKLADLAGSPASMPLDGLRLLERKTATVCTLLKASVYSIVLQQQIWNENEEQQQQQQNEDRHFQDHEYQQGEYEGEGDMTFQ, from the exons ATGTCTGCCTTCGCGCCTGAAGACTCAGACAACGATTACTCGTACGCTGAGGTCGACCCCGCGGAAACCACCCCTCCAATCCCCCAATCAATGGGCGACGCAGACCCCTCGCACGGCCAAGGTCACTCAAATAACCCCCTCTTGGGATCCGATAATCCTCTCATGTCAGATCTGGAGCAGGAAGTATTGGAAGAATACGCTCGATTGCTACAGAATGTCAACCAG CTGTCCGACAAACTCGCCGACCTTGCCGGCTCGCCCGCCTCCATGCCCCTCGACGGCCTTCGTCTCCTTGAACGCAAGACTGCGACTGTATGCACCCTGCTCAAGGCCAGTGTGTATAGCATTGTCTTGCAGCAGCAGATCTGGAATGAGAATGAagagcaacagcaacagcagcaaaACGAGGACCGTCATTTCCAGGACCACGAGTATCAGCAGGGAGAATACGAGGGGGAGGGAGACATGACGTTCCAGTAA